The Panicum virgatum strain AP13 chromosome 3N, P.virgatum_v5, whole genome shotgun sequence genome includes the window TGAGTCTGAGTGGAACTCGAATTAGTGTCGAGTTTCTGCTCGATCTCCTTGATGAGATCGGGAAGCAGAATCTCGCCGAGATTGCTCGGCTTGCCAGCGAAGTTGCAACTTTCCAACGAGAACGCCTCCGGCTCCCTGGGTTGTTCCGATGGCTGTCAAAACCGCCTGAGCCATTGGTGACGCAGACCCAGGagccgaagacgaaggtggTGCCCTGATCAAGCGCCATGGAgttgaaagcgaaagtggccatcgaattcgccaaTGAACTCGCTAAATGCCCTTCCTAGCGCgccagctatcggtgtttagccgccaagcctgcttagggatacccttcgcagtaggattgtagacaagggatcgactagctctggaactcgatggtgcaaggaacacaaggatttagacaggttcgggctgcgagGTGCGTAATATCCTACATcttgtgtggttgcttgtattgccttagatgttgttatgtttcgagggggtctcTGACCGCCCTTATATACTCTGGGGGGacaaggttacatggaaagtcctaggcGAGTACTGTTGGAGTCCAACTACAACCAGATCAGGTAGTTTCCatgtactacagctagttcaATGCCTATTCGGATAgtttacaaaagaggtaagttACATCTATaggctatcccttactctagaatattctatacCTATGAGCAGTcgcgctgccccgggtctgacatccTCCTTGCCGTTCTTGTGCCTTCATCTTCATCCTGGGGAGCATTCACCGTGAGATCGTCATCAGAGATCTTATTTGGAGTCTCATTATAAAAATGCTGACTGTGGGCGTCCTGATCAGCTTCGTTGAGGATAACCATGTTGATGTGGCGTTTTGGAGAGTAACTATCGAGATTTGATTCATAGTCGGCTAGTTCTGTTTCTCCAGATCTTCCTTCCTGAATAGGAGGGAGGAGCCTACcatgttggtacggtaaatcatCGATGCTGGCAACTACTCGTAGTCGATCGGGTAGTTCTGAGGGCTCGTATCCACTGCAGGACTTAGCTTGGAATTGTGCCAAGGAGTTGATGATTAGATTCAAGTTGTCGTCCAAGGATGAATCATCTGAATCTGAGTATACGTCAAAAACGGgagcctcccggctagcggtggcaTTAATGTGTTCGACGTAAACTGGGTGATCCAATCCTTTCTCCTGTGCGAAGTAGATGGATTTGATCATCTTCCGGTAAACAGAAGATGCGCTGTGTAGCCAAAAAATGGGTTGGACGCAGTGAATCTTAGGCCGAGTAGGTTCCAACCTGAGTTTGATTTGAGACCGAGTAGAACTCGTGTTGATGGCGAGTTTCTCCTCGATttccttggcgaggtcgggaagcagcaTCTCGCCGAGATCGCTAGAGCGGTTGGCGATGTTGCTCCTTTTCACCGAGATCGCCTCTGGCTCCCTGGGGTTCGTCAGGTGGCTGTTGaagccgcctgaaccattggcgacaTAGAACCAGGAGCCGAAGACGAAGGGGGTGCCTTGATCAAGCACCATGGTGTTGAATGTGAAactggccatcgaattcgccgatgaactcgccgaatcccctacctggtgcgccagctgtcggtgtttagccgcgaagcttgctcagggatacctatagcagtaggattgtaggcaagggatcgactagctctggAACCCGAtgatgcaaggaacacaaggatttagacaggttcgggctgcaaggtgcataataccctacgtcctgtgtggtggcttgtattgccttagaggTTGATGTGAGATTGTATGTTTCAAGGCTGTCTCTGCCCACCGTTATATAGTATGGGGAGACATAGTTACTTGGAAAGTCCTAACCGAGTACTGCTAGAGTCCTACCTCAACtggatcgggtagtttccttgtactacaactagtcctacgcctattcaggtagttacaagagatAAAGTACATtccatgcgctatcccttactTTAGAATATTCTACGCCTATCAGCAGTCCCGCTACCCCGTCTGTCAtgctcttctccaatttgtacctctacgagagtgagggggtAGTCTGAGAGAAGTGCCGAGGTGTCGGCACTCTGCTCCCAGCTtatacctctacggatgctgctacattcttcagtgttcagtaagtattcgtggttcctatctgtagtattttacttggtatagtatatgctagtagtgctttgTAGTtcagtgagatcagttctcttactcgcgggttcgtcactttgtatttatacagagtgctgtagtttgctacgacCAGTCATAGTTAGACTGTAGTAGTAATCTAtagcgtagatgtggtgtctaggctaaagGTTATGCTTCATTtaccttatatcccacggtttgttagagttaggtcgtaggtggtgacagcctatTGGGCCcttgtaatcctccacattcggatatagcgtagagctgttagCCGGAGTCGCTTAGTAGACCaggtgtaagccggtgcccgaagcgagtactGTGTCTGAGAGattgacctttaactcatccatagtgctatcttaggaatcctctctatcatTGCCATCTATCTTGTTGTGTCCTTGAACTGACTAGAatagaagttagtgcacacacattcccttAGATTCggtaacccttggaatactccgaGGTGAAAGCTATAacggtatccatgcgcttgcggattcttTCACTATCGCTAAAATACCAAACATTGGTGAgctagtttggaagacaattctaCCTCTTAGGACAAAGAGCAACAAGCTTAGCAAGTGGTCGCCTAGTTGGGAGGGTTCGTACAAGATCATCAAGGTCATCTCAAAAAATTCATATATGGTGGAGACACTACAAGGAACATATCTACCCAGGGTCTCTTAGTGGGAGATATTTGAAGAAGTACTACCCTAGCGTGTGGCAAGACGCTTGAAGATGGAGGTGGCCGATATATGTGTATCGCCCCTAGCATTTTTTTAGTCTTGTATGTTTATAATACACGTTTTTAGGCTAGTTTCTGGTACTTACTTTTAGCTtgcaaaactcaccaaaaaggcagggtgcatatgttgacagccaaaattggcaactactgaggccgaccggtctgattgGTTGGGCcgacctgtcagaccggtctgagccTGTTTAGTCCAAGTCGGTTAAGATTTGTAATTAAGAGCCATTTTGTAACctgatttggaaggggtacatcgattgagggttttctaaccacaatcgaatcaatacaatttACTTTACCTTATTTTCCTCAAACCCTAAATTTTCCAATCTACTTGTCGTTCTTCTTGCATCTCTGCAATGTCTAAGGGCGTTCTGGGTGGCCTGCTGACTCTaggacaaccctagatcttcgagctcTGAAGGGGTCCCTCCCGAGATTAATGTTCTAGATCTTCGCGATTTCTCTgccccaaccggtctgactggtctacgTGGGAACTCGCTGGTGAGATATCGTTTGCGATCTCCGCGTGCTAGCGTTTGTGTGTTGACCTAATCAGCGTCAACAAAGATCTTCATGCTCCTTGTTAAGCAACTCGAGTTTGCACAACAAATCATTATAAATTATTAAACAAGGATAGCATGTAGATCATTTAAAGCAATAATTTTTTAGTTCCTTAGATTGTTCTTAATGATCTTTTGGTGCTCATAGATCaaatcaagaagttcatcaatcgAAGAagtgtcggagtcatcatcacttgcaTTGCTTTCCATATCTTTAGCTACAAAGCACATGTTTGATGATGATGAGACATCTTTgttggtgcgggtggtgaatcttttgcttgattcatcacttgagcttaTGCTTGATTCTTTACCACTGTTTACCCATTCACCGAAGATAGTGTAAGCTTCATGCTGGGGCTTGCTCTTATTCTTCCCTTCCTTCTTCTTGTATTTGACCCTCTCAAACTTCATTTGTTGACTATGATGCCCATCCTTGAGAGAGACCATGCAGTCCATCATATTTATCTTCTTCAAGCACTTATTCATTTTCTTAACTTGCTTAGGAAGCTCAGGTCTATCTCTTCTTtctcatcatttgaggagcatTCGTTTACATTCTCTTCTTGCTTCACACTTCTGCTTCCTTTGATTGTTATCTTCTTCAACATTTTTGCTTGTTTGCAAGGgtactatgtgttggtgaagataGTGCTGTTGGCTTGATATCATTGTGAAGCTCATGAGCTACTGCTAAAGAATATTAGCCTGATGTATTACAACATCAAATCAATAGGAGCTTGAGGCAACAAACAATAAACAACAAACAATCTCAAAGGGCACACCTTTGTAGGAAAATGTAGTGATTATAAGCAGACTCAATATGAGGTAAGCATTCTTCTCACATCTTAATATTCATCTTCAAAATAGTTTTTAACATTGTAGAAAATATTATATTTATAATTTCAGTTTGACTATCAATTTGAAGACGATAAGTAgtagaaaataaaaatttagtCCCCAATTTAACCCAtaatattctcaaaaatagcTAAAAGATTTAATGTCAAGATCATCAGCTTTTTTCATTGCCTCGTATCACGGCCGGTGGTGAGGGTATAGCGCAGCACGTGCTCCACATCTGACACGAACTACAGACAAGTGAAGATAAGGGAGGGGCAAAATGTCTGTTCATGTGggatggaaaagaaaaaggaaagaaaataaatgagaGTAGGAAGGTACACTTAAATGATGATTCGTATGTGTCGGTATTAAATTTCAAAAGACTTACTATTTAAGATTTAAATATTGAAATCGTTTCTCAAGTActaaggctctgtttagttcgcgaaaatatTTGAGTTCTGACACTATAGCACtattgttgttatttgacaaataatgtccaatcatggactaattagccttaaaaaattcatctcgtgctaataaattagactgtataattagttatctttttcaactgtatttaatacttcatatatgtgttcgcgtattcgatgtgacagatacttagaaatttttttataactaaacagggcctgatcACAATTCCACGGTATGTCATCCCTCCGTACCCTGGGTCGTGTGTCGTGTCGCCGCAGACGCGGAGGCAATTGAGACCACCACAAGTCACACATCCGTTTCCTTCATCCTCCTGGACCTCCGGAGAAACCCACCCCAAAATCGCGCATCCGCCCGCACGAATCTCCGCACGCCATGGCTTCCCCCCAGAACCCCGAcgccccggcggcgccggcgccgcctccggcgcccgcggcggcgccccctgaGGTTcaaaccccaaaccctagcattGTCCCCGGTGatccgccgtcgccggagatggAGGCTACGGCGGAGGCGCTCACGCGGGAGGAGGTcatccgccggcggcgccggcgcgcggccaggctTGCCAGCGTGTACCGCCGGTTTTACTGGGCCATTGCCGAGGAGGTGCGCGCGCGGCACCGGCAGTACGTCTGGGACCTCGCCCGGAGCCCGCTCGAGGCCGagcagccgccgccccctcccggaGCCCCTATCCCCGCGGTGGGGGAGCCACAGCGGTCGGCGCCGGTGCCGAGGAGGAAGAAGTGCGGGTTCACGGGGTGCAAAGTGCGGGCCATGGCCACGGCCCGGTTCTGCCACTCCCACATCCTCTCCGATCCCAAACAGGTGCTCTACAAGCCCTGCGCCTACATCACTAAAAGGTTCGTCACTTCACGTTCTCTTGTTTCAACTTTGTACTTGATTTGGATGAAGCCCTGGATCTTCTCGTGGTTAGGGTTCCTGATTCGTTGCCATTGCTGGTCTGGATCTAGCCAGTTAGTTATCTGAGTTTATTGTTTCTGAAAGGGGATGGCACCTCTCTCTCATTTGGGGTTGGGATTTCCATGCTTCCCTGGTGAATCATTGAGATTGCTCCCATTTGTGGTGCGTTTAGGTTGGTGTCTCATCTTTACCTATGTATATATCAAATATTGAATGTGGGTTAGGTTAACAAGTCAGGGGAAACTTATACATCAAATGTTGAATGTGGGCCATCATGGATATAAAGAAAATTGTAGCCTGCTCTGCAGCTGGTATCTGTGTTTCAGTTATGTTTGCCTAATTCTTAGGTTTAGGTTTTCAATAATTTGTTTCTGgtctcaaaaaataaaaaatatgttgGTATTTTCTGAAAAACAAGGATTAGAACCACTCTTCTTTTTCATTACTGTAGTTTTGTAGATGTGGTCCCTGGTAGTTTGGTAAAGTATGACTGAAAGAGATACCCTTGCCTTAAGATGTAGGGATTGAGACCAAAAACATATGATCCAATTCAGTGTTAGCCTTTTCTTTTATCAGGTACATATCATTCTTCTAGTGTTAATCTATCTGATTTGCGTAATGGTTATGCCATACATGCAGAATAAGATCAAATTAGGAAGATCGATGCAACCATACAAAAAAACAGGAAGCTTATTTCACTAGTTCTGAGATGTGAAATTCAATTGTAACAAATACTGGTGTCCTTCTGAAACACCGAATTGTTGAAAATGATTATTAAAATTCCAAGCATAGATGAcagtatgatttttttgtgtgttGTGATTAATGACATTTGCTGCCTCTTTTCCTTCCTTTAGGTCAGCTGTAAATTCTTCTTCAGGAGtttagtaaaaaaaagaaattttatGATTCCGATTTGGCCATGTTGAATCGATCAGTTTCTATTAACAATGTAACTACATAAGCTTCTCTTATGGCAATTCGTAGAGAGATATCATTAGGGTAAAACAGCACACACCCCAGGAGGGGGGTGGGGTGACCTCTTGTATATATAGGCCGTATAGGCTTGGAGTACAAATAAGATAACTACAAGTCAAATACAAGACATATACAACGATACATATCTAATACCCGTCCGCAGTCATAGGGGAGATTGACGAACACCAAGACTGGACCTAAAATCAGTGAACAACTGTACAGGAAGATCCTTAGTCATAATGTCGGCAAACTGTCGCGAGGAAGAAACATGTAGAACTTGAACGTGTCCCAAAGCAACCTTCTTGCTCATGAAGTGAATGTCAATCTCAATGTGCTTCGTCATATAGACTGGGTTGGCGGCCATGTAGACTGTAGTGACGTTGTCAATAGACGATCGTAGCCTTAGAGAGAGGAAGATGAAGCTCCTGAAGCAACTGTTGAAtccagcaacactcgtccacaaCATGTGCAACAACTTAGTACTCAGCCTCAGCACTAGAACGAGATACCATATTCTGATTTTTTGAGGACCAGGAAACTAGAGTGTCACCAAGATAAACACAGTGGCCAGAAGTAGAACGCCGAGAGTCTGGACAACCAGCCCAGTATGCATTAGAATACGCTGTGAGAGTCCACAGGACCAGTACCAATGTGAAGACCAGAGGACAAGGTACCCTCGACATAGCGCTGGATGCGCTTGACAAGTGCAAGATGTGGCTCCTGTGGATCATGCATAAACAAGCAGATTTGCTGGACAACATAGGCGATGTCAGGATGAGTAAAAGTAAGATACTGCAGAGCACTAGCAATACTCCAATACT containing:
- the LOC120665961 gene encoding uncharacterized protein LOC120665961, translating into MASPQNPDAPAAPAPPPAPAAAPPEVQTPNPSIVPGDPPSPEMEATAEALTREEVIRRRRRRAARLASVYRRFYWAIAEEVRARHRQYVWDLARSPLEAEQPPPPPGAPIPAVGEPQRSAPVPRRKKCGFTGCKVRAMATARFCHSHILSDPKQVLYKPCAYITKSGVQGGLVTCGRPIIKSAAPSFCNIHLQRSQKSIAQAYRKVGFNLPLTGKVTPKFSVLVAECVRQIQDKRRQSLKAAA